A single region of the Garra rufa chromosome 6, GarRuf1.0, whole genome shotgun sequence genome encodes:
- the pou4f2 gene encoding POU domain, class 4, transcription factor 2 yields MMMMSLNSKQAFAMPHTSLAEPKYSSLHSSSSSTLTSNAPSSSCSSSRHSSTISSSGGSSEAMRRACLPTPPSNIFGGLDESLLARAEALAAVDIVSQTKSHHHPPHHSPFKPDATYHTMNTLPCTSSSSSSSSVPISHPSALASHHHHHHHHHHHQPHQALEGDLLDHITPGLALAGAMAGPDGSVVSTPAHPAHMAGMNHMHQAALNMAHAHGLPSHMGCMSDVDADPRDLEAFAERFKQRRIKLGVTQADVGSALANLKIPGVGSLSQSTICRFESLTLSHNNMIALKPILQAWLEEAEKSHREKLNKPELFNGAEKKRKRTSIAAPEKRSLEAYFAIQPRPSSEKIAAIAEKLDLKKNVVRVWFCNQRQKQKRMKYSACV; encoded by the exons ATGATGATGATGTCTCTGAACAGCAAGCAGGCATTCGCCATGCCCCACACCAGTCTGGCCGAGCCAAAATACTCCAGTTTGCATTCTTCGTCCTCTTCCACTTTGACTTCCAACGCGCCCTCGTCCTCCTGTTCTTCGTCCAGACACAGCAGCACGATCAGCAGCAGCGGCGGCAGCTCGGAGGCGATGCGCCGAGCATGTCTCCCAACCCCACCG AGCAATATATTCGGCGGATTGGATGAGAGTTTGTTGGCCCGCGCGGAAGCTCTGGCGGCGGTGGATATAGTCTCGCAGACCAAAAGCCATCATCACCCTCCTCATCACAGCCCCTTCAAGCCGGACGCAACCTACCACACCATGAACACGCTTCCGTGCACCTCGTCGTCTTCCTCGTCGTCATCCGTGCCCATCTCGCACCCGTCGGCACTGGCGAGccatcaccaccaccaccaccatcaccaccaccaccagCCGCACCAGGCGCTGGAGGGCGACCTGCTGGATCACATCACCCCAGGACTGGCACTGGCTGGGGCCATGGCCGGGCCAGACGGCTCTGTGGTCTCCACGCCTGCGCACCCTGCCCACATGGCAGGCATGAACCACATGCACCAAGCTGCCCTCAACATGGCTCACGCCCATGGGCTGCCATCCCACATGGGCTGCATGAGCGACGTGGACGCGGATCCCAGGGACTTGGAGGCATTCGCTGAGCGCTTTAAACAGCGTCGGATCAAACTCGGCGTGACCCAAGCGGATGTAGGGTCAGCGCTGGCCAACCTGAAGATTCCCGGCGTAGGCTCTTTAAGCCAGAGTACCATCTGCCGGTTTGAGTCgctcacgttgtcccacaacaacatgaTCGCCCTGAAGCCCATCCTGCAAGCCTGGCTGGAGGAGGCGGAAAAGTCGCACCGGGAGAAACTCAACAAACCCGAGCTCTTCAACGGGGCCGAGAAGAAGAGGAAGCGGACCTCCATCGCGGCCCCCGAGAAAAGGTCCCTCGAAGCTTACTTTGCTATTCAGCCGCGTCCCTCCTCAGAGAAAATCGCAGCAATCGCAGAGAAGCTGGACCTCAAAAAGAACGTAGTGCGGGTTTGGTTTTGCAACCAGAGGCAGAAACAAAAACGCATGAAATACTCGGCCTGCGTCTAG